A single window of Desulfobulbaceae bacterium DNA harbors:
- a CDS encoding ComF family protein encodes MNEKLADFFHSLQALCFPAYCLLCNKTLPPSAKILICPACLPEISFTRQPLCSCCGLEFPNSAPGNHFCSKCLAHKPAFERARAVLRYNDAAARLVHTFKYAGKTYCHSTFAELKNVSTTIDDLDPHDLIIPIPLHIKLSRERVFNQAVILAQLFFPDKKDQIQAETLFRTRLTVPQTGLSGKDRRKNLKNAFDIRQPSCIKGKSVLLIDDVLTTGTTINECAKILKKHGAKNVQALTLARVLV; translated from the coding sequence ATGAATGAGAAATTGGCAGATTTTTTTCATTCTTTACAGGCGCTTTGCTTTCCCGCCTATTGCCTGCTGTGCAACAAAACCCTGCCACCCTCTGCTAAAATTCTTATCTGCCCAGCATGCCTTCCTGAAATTTCATTTACCAGACAGCCTCTCTGCTCATGCTGCGGGCTTGAGTTCCCCAACTCTGCCCCTGGAAATCATTTTTGCTCCAAATGTCTTGCCCACAAACCAGCCTTTGAAAGAGCACGGGCTGTTCTGCGCTATAATGATGCCGCAGCCAGGCTAGTCCATACGTTCAAATATGCTGGGAAAACTTACTGCCACAGCACCTTTGCCGAACTTAAAAACGTGAGTACAACTATCGATGATCTCGACCCTCACGATTTGATTATTCCAATACCGCTTCATATCAAACTCTCCAGGGAACGAGTCTTTAACCAGGCCGTAATTCTGGCCCAACTCTTTTTCCCTGACAAAAAAGATCAAATACAGGCCGAAACTCTGTTCAGAACACGCTTAACCGTTCCCCAAACCGGCTTGAGTGGCAAAGATCGTCGAAAAAACTTGAAAAATGCCTTCGATATACGCCAACCGTCCTGCATAAAAGGTAAATCCGTACTTTTAATTGATGATGTCCTCACCACAGGAACAACCATAAACGAATGTGCTAAAATACTTAAAAAGCATGGGGCTAAAAATGTCCAAGCCTTGACTTTAGCAAGGGTGCTCGTGTAG
- a CDS encoding phosphomannomutase has protein sequence MSAAENTIPCFKAYDIRGRVPDELDAELAYWIGQAYAQHFSPASIAIGHDIRLSGPGLVDALAQGLMDAGVDVVDIGLCGTEEIYFSAFHLEVDGGIVVTASHNPANYNGMKMVRKGAVPVSGDSGLKDIEKLAIARHKKTAPTLGSRRSVNPRPSYIQHLLGYIDHKKLKPLKLVVNAGNGCAGPIIDALENSLPFSFVKLQHQADGSFPNGVPNPLLPENRTLTGQAVIDHGADMGIAWDGDFDRCFLFDENGSFIEGYYMVGLLAQAMLKLRTGAKIIHDPRLTWNTIEVVKKAGGVPIMSKTGHAFIKERMRSEDAAYGGEMSAHHYFKDFSYCDSGMIPWLLVAQILSSSEKKLSELVSSQMAAYPVSGEINSTVSDPDAVLEAIERDFGKGGHKDYTDGLSVEFDSYRFNLRKSNTEPVIRLNVESRADQALMEEKTKELLDRIRADK, from the coding sequence ATGTCAGCAGCAGAAAACACCATACCATGTTTTAAGGCATATGACATCCGGGGACGTGTCCCTGATGAACTTGATGCTGAATTGGCCTACTGGATTGGGCAGGCTTACGCTCAACATTTTTCGCCGGCATCCATCGCAATAGGCCATGACATCCGGCTTTCTGGCCCTGGTCTGGTGGATGCTCTGGCCCAAGGTCTTATGGATGCGGGTGTTGATGTTGTCGATATTGGCCTGTGTGGCACCGAAGAGATCTATTTTTCCGCTTTCCACCTTGAGGTTGATGGCGGCATCGTGGTCACAGCAAGCCATAACCCTGCCAACTATAACGGCATGAAAATGGTACGCAAAGGCGCGGTCCCGGTAAGTGGTGACAGCGGACTCAAAGATATCGAGAAACTGGCGATTGCCAGGCATAAAAAAACAGCGCCAACCCTTGGCAGTCGGCGCTCAGTTAATCCCCGCCCCAGTTACATACAACACCTGCTCGGTTATATTGACCACAAAAAGCTTAAACCTCTCAAGCTGGTCGTGAACGCCGGTAACGGTTGTGCCGGTCCCATAATTGATGCTCTGGAAAACTCCTTGCCATTTTCCTTTGTCAAACTCCAACACCAAGCGGATGGCTCCTTCCCCAACGGTGTTCCCAATCCGTTGCTTCCAGAAAACCGCACCCTCACTGGCCAAGCAGTCATTGATCATGGTGCCGATATGGGCATAGCCTGGGACGGCGACTTTGACCGCTGTTTTCTTTTTGATGAAAATGGTTCTTTTATCGAAGGCTATTATATGGTCGGTTTACTTGCCCAGGCCATGCTTAAACTCAGGACTGGGGCCAAAATAATTCATGATCCCCGCCTGACCTGGAATACTATTGAGGTGGTTAAAAAGGCCGGCGGAGTGCCAATTATGAGCAAAACCGGGCACGCCTTTATCAAGGAGCGTATGCGTTCTGAGGATGCGGCTTACGGCGGTGAAATGTCGGCTCACCATTACTTCAAAGATTTTTCCTACTGTGATTCCGGCATGATCCCCTGGCTGTTAGTTGCCCAAATTCTCAGTTCATCTGAGAAAAAACTTTCTGAGCTGGTTTCAAGCCAGATGGCGGCCTACCCTGTCAGTGGAGAGATAAACTCAACCGTCAGTGATCCGGATGCGGTACTTGAAGCTATTGAGCGCGATTTTGGCAAAGGCGGCCATAAAGACTATACTGATGGCTTAAGCGTCGAGTTTGACAGCTACCGATTTAATCTGCGCAAATCAAACACCGAACCAGTCATTCGCTTGAATGTTGAAAGCCGGGCCGATCAAGCCCTGATGGAAGAAAAAACGAAGGAATTACTCGATAGAATCCGGGCGGATAAGTAA